A window of Apium graveolens cultivar Ventura chromosome 8, ASM990537v1, whole genome shotgun sequence contains these coding sequences:
- the LOC141679774 gene encoding uncharacterized protein LOC141679774, with protein MIPVAPCATYGGHHPGRACYRQTGACFLCSSMSHREKDCTVSRNPGGGGAGGGSDSGSQQNPTARVFVLTTNQAAANSGTVLGTLLVAIRDAYVLFDTGSTHSVVSLSFVHHLGIAPSLLYPHMSIATPIGNYVIISDIYPECTIVVGDRNYKVNLLPMEMHDFDIILGMDWLSEHRATIDCQGKRVIFGDTDKPKFVYQGSQPKGDVKLISALKASKLLSKGCDGYLAFVKDTSKDESRIEDYPVVKKYEDVFPDEIPGLPPHREVEFTIELVPGSEPISKAPYRMALLELQKLKEQLGIELDPTKVEAITNLPKPSNVTEVRSFLGLAGYYRRFVEGFSSIALPLTQLMRKGIKFEWNDDHEKSFQELKKRLMSAPILVLPSGSGGFQVYSDPYKRGLGCILMQYGKVISYASRQLKPYEVNYPTHDLELAAVIFALNIWRHYLY; from the exons ATGATTCCAGTGGCTCCTTGTGCTACATATGGTGGACATCATCCAGGTAGAGCTTGTTACAGACAGACTGGGGCTTGTTTTTTGTGTAGTAGCATGTCCCATAGGGAAAAGGATTGCACAGTGTCACGCAACCCTGGTGGAGGAGGAGCTGGCGGTGGTAGTGACAGTGGAAGTCAGCAGAATCCTACAGCCAGAGTGTTTGTATTGACTACGAATCAGGCAGCAGCTAATTCAGGTACCGTTTTAGGAACACTTCTTGTTGCTATACGTGAtgcttatgtgttatttgatactgGTTCGACCCATTCTGTTGTGTCTTTATCGTTTGTTCATCATCTTGGCATTGCACCTTCATTATTATATCCTCATATGTCTATTGCTACCCCGATAGGGAATTATGTTATTATATCTGATATATATCCAGAGTGTACGATAGTTGTTGGAGATAGAAATTATAAGGTTAACTTGCTTCCGATGGAGATGCATGACTTTGATATTATCTTGGGTATGGATTGGTTGAGTGAACATCGTGCCACAATTGATTGTCAAGGAAAAAGGGTGATCTTTGGGGATACAGATAAACCAAAATTTGTATACCAAGGGTCTCAGCCAAAGGGGGATGTTAAGTTAATTTCTGCTCTAAAGGCAAGTAAATTGTTGTCTAAGGGTTGTGATGGCTACCTTGCTTTCGTGAAGGATACATCGAAGGATGAATCTCGGATCGAGGATTATCCAGTTGTGAAGAAGTATGAGGATGTGTTCCCCGATGAGATACCAGGTTTGCCACCACATAGAGAGGTGGAGTTTACTATTGAACTTGTTCCAGGTTCTGAGCCTATTTCTAAGGCGCCTTACCGAATGGCACTACTTGAGTTGCAAAAATTGAAGGAGCAGTT AGGCATTGAGTTGGATCCTACAAAAGTCGAGGCTATTACTAATTTGCCGAAACCAAGCAATGTGACGGAGGTAAGGAGTTTCTTGGGTTTAGCAGGCTACTACAGGCGCTTTGTGGAAGGTTTCTCTTCCATAGCTTTACCATTGACTCAACTAATGAGGAAGGGAATTAAGTTCGAGTGGAATGATGATCAtgagaagagctttcaagagttgaagaagaggTTGATGTCAGCTCCAATACTTGTGTTGCCATCAGGGAGTGGAGGTTTTCAGGTGTATAGTGATCCTTATAAGAGAGGATTGGGATGCATTCTTATGCAGTATGGGAAAGTGATTTCTTACGCCTCTAGGCAACTTAAACCTTATGAGGTGAActatcctacccatgacttggagttagcgGCTGTGATATTTGCTTTGAATatctggagacactatctttattga